The following are encoded together in the Proteiniphilum saccharofermentans genome:
- a CDS encoding TonB-dependent receptor, whose amino-acid sequence MRINYLNRLLFLFITFFFFQTQISQAQQVSLSNSRLTLRTAFTEIERQTDMSVDYNREIIDVNKTVSIPRKEGSLFEIMTALLQGTGCTYVVRENHIVISKVQVTAQQARKNVTGIITDQLGEPIIGANIVEKGTANGTVTDIDGNFTLSVENNAVLIVSYIGYLPQEIVTIGRNTVNVVLQEDTKSLDEVVVVGYGTQKKVNLTGAISTVSSQDITRRQVGQSSMVLQGIAPGVTVTQQSGQPGKDAGSIRIRGIGTLNDANPLILVDGVEMNINNVDPNLIESISVLKDAASSAIYGSRAANGVILITTRRAKSDEFSVSYNSYAGWQTPTDMRKPVDAVDHMVMMNLANTNVGKSPVFSQEQIDNTMRGDNRDLYPNTDWQKLIYQGSGFQQSHFVTLNGGSEKIRVLAALGYYDQKGIVENTSYKRYTARFNTDMLLSDRLTAKFDIYGRLMKQEEPASSLSGDGSGILYWLNRMPATQPAILSNGKMGIGWDGDNPYAKIWESGMRSENTPSIAATGSLNYKITDWLQADASYSLHYVPNITKVFQQAVQTYTPTGDVAYTKPSVNSLSENRTNSLNQDVKAMLTLDKTFGGHTVKVLTGFSQESYNNDWISGYRDNFVFPQYQVLSAGSIENMKNDGSGSEWILRSFYGRLNYDYSGKYLFEANLRYDGSSRFASGKKWGVFPSFSAGWRISEENFWESLRNKVDNLKLRVSWGQLGNQLIGNYPFASFLSYGTYVIGGQPVSTAYLSDMANPGISWEKTTMTNAGIDISLFSKLSVNFDYYYKRTSDILLRLDIPRFTGLSAPYQNAGIVDNKGWDLGINFHDNINDFRYDIVFVLSDVQNKVIDLKGVTRTGLTVSNEGYPINSLYGLEAIGYITDADYDANGNYLHATQYGNFNRGDIKYKDQNDDGVIDNKDEKIIGSTIPRYTYSLNINTFWRGFDLSMFWQGVGKADGYLNQHATMPFYLGGTALEMHKDYWTPENPNASFPRLAFNETNNEKNSTFWMKNAAYLRLKNIQLGYSLPGKVLKNMPFTMLRVYVSGQNLLTFDKFWDGYDVESPVGMGSHYPQVKLYSIGLNVKF is encoded by the coding sequence TTGAGAATAAATTATTTGAACCGACTTCTCTTTCTGTTCATTACCTTTTTCTTTTTTCAGACACAAATCTCACAGGCACAACAGGTTTCCTTATCCAACTCCCGTCTGACTCTCAGAACGGCTTTTACTGAAATAGAGAGGCAAACCGACATGTCGGTCGACTATAACCGTGAAATTATTGATGTAAATAAAACAGTATCCATACCTCGAAAAGAGGGTTCGTTATTCGAAATTATGACCGCCTTACTGCAAGGCACAGGATGTACGTATGTGGTACGCGAAAATCATATTGTTATTTCTAAAGTACAGGTAACAGCTCAGCAGGCCCGGAAAAATGTGACAGGTATAATTACTGATCAGCTGGGAGAACCTATTATCGGAGCCAATATTGTTGAAAAAGGTACTGCGAACGGTACGGTAACCGATATTGACGGTAATTTTACGTTAAGCGTGGAAAATAATGCTGTACTGATTGTATCCTACATCGGTTATCTGCCTCAAGAGATTGTAACAATAGGGAGGAATACTGTTAATGTGGTTTTGCAGGAAGATACCAAATCGTTGGATGAAGTGGTTGTAGTGGGGTATGGAACACAGAAAAAGGTGAATCTGACAGGAGCAATCTCAACCGTTAGCTCCCAAGATATTACAAGACGACAAGTAGGGCAGTCTTCGATGGTACTACAAGGAATTGCACCTGGTGTTACAGTTACGCAGCAATCCGGACAACCGGGTAAAGATGCTGGTTCAATACGTATTCGGGGAATAGGTACACTAAATGACGCTAATCCATTGATCTTGGTGGATGGTGTAGAGATGAATATTAATAATGTTGATCCTAATCTGATCGAATCTATTTCAGTTTTAAAAGATGCAGCCTCTTCGGCTATTTATGGTTCACGTGCCGCAAATGGTGTGATACTTATTACAACCAGACGTGCCAAGAGTGACGAATTTTCTGTATCCTACAATAGTTATGCCGGATGGCAAACTCCTACCGATATGAGGAAGCCTGTTGACGCAGTAGATCATATGGTGATGATGAATCTGGCAAATACGAATGTTGGCAAAAGTCCTGTTTTTTCACAGGAACAAATTGACAATACGATGAGAGGTGATAATCGGGATTTATATCCTAATACGGATTGGCAAAAATTGATCTATCAGGGAAGTGGTTTTCAGCAGAGTCATTTTGTAACATTGAATGGAGGATCTGAAAAAATCCGGGTACTGGCAGCATTAGGGTATTATGATCAAAAAGGAATTGTCGAAAACACAAGCTATAAACGGTACACGGCAAGGTTTAATACAGACATGCTGCTTTCTGACCGGTTGACAGCTAAGTTTGATATTTACGGACGCTTAATGAAACAGGAAGAGCCTGCGTCTTCACTTTCAGGTGACGGATCAGGTATCCTTTATTGGCTGAACAGAATGCCTGCTACCCAACCGGCTATACTTTCCAACGGAAAAATGGGTATAGGTTGGGATGGTGATAATCCTTATGCGAAGATTTGGGAGAGTGGGATGAGGAGCGAAAATACTCCATCGATTGCTGCTACAGGTAGCCTGAATTATAAGATTACAGATTGGTTACAGGCTGATGCTTCTTATTCCCTTCATTATGTGCCGAATATAACTAAAGTATTTCAACAAGCCGTACAAACATATACTCCAACGGGTGATGTGGCATACACAAAACCATCTGTAAATTCTTTATCTGAAAACAGAACTAACTCCCTCAATCAGGATGTAAAAGCCATGCTTACACTCGACAAAACGTTTGGAGGACATACGGTGAAAGTATTGACCGGTTTTTCGCAGGAGAGCTATAACAATGATTGGATATCAGGTTACAGGGATAATTTTGTATTTCCCCAATACCAAGTTTTGTCGGCAGGTTCCATTGAAAATATGAAAAATGATGGCTCCGGCTCTGAATGGATTTTACGATCTTTTTACGGACGTCTAAATTATGATTATTCAGGGAAATATCTTTTTGAGGCAAATCTGCGTTATGATGGATCCTCTCGCTTTGCCTCCGGTAAAAAGTGGGGAGTTTTTCCTTCTTTTTCGGCAGGATGGCGTATCTCGGAAGAGAATTTCTGGGAATCACTGAGAAATAAGGTTGACAACCTGAAATTAAGAGTCTCCTGGGGACAATTGGGAAATCAACTCATCGGTAATTATCCTTTTGCATCATTCTTAAGTTACGGTACTTATGTAATAGGGGGGCAGCCGGTATCAACTGCTTATCTAAGTGATATGGCTAATCCCGGGATCAGTTGGGAGAAAACTACCATGACGAATGCCGGGATTGATATTTCTCTCTTTTCCAAATTATCTGTGAATTTTGACTATTATTATAAACGAACCAGTGATATTCTATTAAGGCTGGATATACCCAGATTCACAGGTTTGAGCGCACCCTATCAGAATGCAGGAATTGTCGATAACAAAGGATGGGATTTGGGGATTAATTTCCATGATAACATTAACGATTTCCGATATGATATTGTCTTTGTGTTATCAGATGTACAAAATAAAGTGATTGATTTAAAAGGAGTAACCAGGACAGGTTTAACAGTAAGTAATGAAGGTTATCCTATAAACTCACTGTATGGTTTGGAAGCAATCGGTTATATTACCGATGCTGATTACGATGCTAATGGAAACTACCTGCATGCTACACAATATGGAAATTTTAATCGTGGGGATATTAAGTACAAGGATCAAAACGATGATGGCGTCATTGATAATAAAGACGAGAAAATTATAGGAAGCACTATTCCACGTTATACTTACAGCCTGAATATTAATACATTTTGGCGGGGATTTGATTTGAGTATGTTCTGGCAAGGGGTAGGAAAAGCTGACGGTTACTTAAATCAACATGCGACAATGCCATTTTATCTGGGTGGGACAGCATTAGAAATGCATAAGGACTACTGGACACCTGAGAATCCAAATGCTTCGTTTCCCAGATTAGCCTTTAATGAGACAAACAATGAGAAGAATTCCACTTTTTGGATGAAAAATGCAGCCTACCTGCGATTGAAAAATATTCAGTTGGGTTACAGCCTTCCCGGGAAAGTATTGAAAAATATGCCCTTTACTATGCTGAGAGTCTATGTCAGTGGCCAAAATTTGTTAACATTCGATAAGTTCTGGGATGGATACGATGTTGAATCGCCTGTCGGAATGGGAAGTCATTATCCTCAGGTTAAACTCTACTCTATTGGGTTAAATGTTAAATTTTAA
- a CDS encoding RagB/SusD family nutrient uptake outer membrane protein: protein METNKYFLFIFLILLFIGCDSGLERFPLDRPSDGTFLTTEVEMEMAITGAYATLKTSQDYNYPAVILLDCLTDIGWERARQTYMDISTGKHDSNNELVASIWGQFYAGIGRCNFITENISRGKDNVSENVYNRILAEAKFIRAFHYFWLMELFGDVPFTIKPINDIADTQLAKSSKNEIVSFLLSDLEEAAQYLPESIPASELGRASKGAALALRTKIALHNNLWQEAINSALKVMALDYELATSYEALFKNSQQRNTKEVLFSLQYLYQYGTYGPDGVTTRMGRGYSSKIPSQSLIDSYECIDGLPIDKSPLYDPTEPFKNRDPRLDYSCVVPGSVFFGYQFETHKDSVECWNYNTNPPTRVPNQDALNAYASFSGYCWRKYAESIPNLPTVGETPIMLLRYADVLLMYAEAKIEANDIDSSVYKAINDVRERVNMPPVTEGKSQQELRAAVRRERKYEFAFEGSRLFDIRRWGIAEKVMPGNFLGRIPKGLLATAPTIDEYATPDYSEVPNWAEMRVIEIRSFNKDRDYLLPIPRLEVETNKLLIQNKGY, encoded by the coding sequence ATGGAAACAAATAAATATTTTTTATTTATATTTTTGATATTGTTATTTATCGGATGTGACTCGGGGTTGGAAAGATTCCCTTTGGATAGACCCTCCGACGGTACTTTCTTAACTACGGAAGTTGAGATGGAAATGGCGATAACAGGTGCTTATGCGACACTAAAAACTTCTCAGGATTATAATTACCCTGCCGTTATTTTGCTGGATTGTTTGACTGATATTGGATGGGAGAGAGCACGGCAAACATATATGGATATAAGTACGGGAAAGCATGACAGTAATAATGAGTTGGTCGCTTCTATTTGGGGACAATTTTATGCAGGGATTGGCAGATGTAACTTTATCACTGAAAATATATCGAGAGGGAAAGATAATGTTTCCGAAAATGTATATAACAGGATTTTAGCCGAGGCAAAATTCATCCGGGCATTTCATTACTTTTGGCTAATGGAACTATTCGGTGATGTTCCTTTTACAATCAAACCAATTAATGATATTGCCGATACACAGCTGGCGAAATCCTCTAAAAATGAAATTGTCTCATTTCTTTTGAGCGATCTTGAAGAAGCTGCACAATATTTACCGGAAAGTATTCCTGCATCGGAATTGGGGAGAGCTTCAAAAGGAGCGGCGCTTGCTCTCAGGACAAAAATTGCACTCCATAATAATTTATGGCAGGAAGCGATAAATTCCGCCTTAAAGGTTATGGCCTTAGATTATGAACTGGCAACGAGTTATGAAGCACTATTCAAAAATTCCCAACAAAGAAATACAAAGGAAGTTTTATTCAGTCTGCAATATCTTTATCAATATGGGACATACGGTCCTGATGGTGTCACAACCAGAATGGGGAGAGGGTATTCATCGAAAATACCTTCCCAGAGTCTGATAGACTCTTATGAGTGTATTGACGGCTTGCCGATAGATAAATCCCCATTGTATGATCCGACTGAACCTTTTAAAAATAGAGATCCCCGTCTGGATTATAGTTGTGTCGTCCCTGGTTCTGTTTTTTTCGGATATCAGTTTGAAACGCATAAAGATAGTGTGGAGTGTTGGAATTATAATACTAATCCTCCAACTCGTGTGCCTAACCAGGATGCATTGAATGCATATGCTTCTTTCTCCGGTTACTGTTGGAGGAAATATGCTGAATCCATACCGAATCTTCCTACGGTGGGAGAAACTCCCATCATGCTTCTCCGCTATGCGGACGTGTTGTTAATGTATGCCGAGGCCAAAATTGAAGCGAACGATATTGATAGTTCGGTATATAAAGCAATAAATGATGTCAGAGAGCGGGTAAACATGCCTCCGGTAACTGAAGGAAAAAGTCAACAGGAACTGAGGGCTGCAGTACGAAGGGAAAGGAAGTATGAATTTGCTTTCGAAGGTAGCCGGTTGTTCGATATTCGTAGATGGGGAATTGCTGAAAAAGTGATGCCGGGCAATTTTCTGGGTAGAATTCCTAAAGGTCTTTTAGCAACAGCGCCGACGATTGATGAATATGCAACACCGGATTACAGTGAAGTTCCTAACTGGGCGGAAATGCGTGTGATAGAAATACGTTCCTTTAACAAAGATCGCGATTATTTATTGCCGATTCCCCGCCTTGAGGTTGAGACCAATAAGCTGTTGATTCAAAATAAAGGATATTAA
- a CDS encoding FAD-dependent oxidoreductase yields the protein MKSFCIIVLLLLSSLTYGQLVWVETELFEDKGGWISETQFVDQMGSPYLMAHGLGQPVKDAHTIVEFPETGEYHFWVRTKDWVPTDIEGPGMFRVLINDIAYGPVFGADGIKNWHWVYGGTIDIGNRKVRLSLKDLTGLNGRCDIICFSREKTSLPDALTEIEDLRYRNISVSPQPQMLGQFDFVVVGGGVAGICAAVQAARLGVKVALVQNRPVLGGNSSSEVRVSTDGSTFKNKYPSLGRIVREIDNYEAGVGGPAHLYRDGTRQDLVLNEPNITLLPNLHVNRVEMKEGKIKAVYALHLETLENYVIEGDLFADCTGDASVGILAGADHRYGREAEIETGEPSAPETADNLVMGSSNQWQSVREDILSDFPVEPWMFRFSEEYHFPITQSRWDWESGFDNLHTVDQAEEIRDLNLCAIYSNWAFLKTFKKDSFSHYRLSELQHVTGKRESYRLLGDHILTEWDVVKKVEYPDAVVTTTWGIDLHYPHPENSRRFPGMEFIAYAEHPFKQQDVYTFPYRCLYSRNVPNLFMAGRNISVTHIALGTVRVQRCTGMMGEVVGLAAYLCQKRNVLPRDIYEKYLEELLLLVSAECVD from the coding sequence ATGAAGAGTTTCTGTATAATAGTTCTTCTTCTTCTTTCTTCCCTGACGTACGGTCAATTGGTATGGGTTGAAACTGAATTGTTTGAAGATAAAGGTGGGTGGATAAGTGAAACACAGTTCGTCGATCAGATGGGTTCCCCCTATTTGATGGCACACGGGCTGGGGCAACCCGTAAAGGATGCCCATACCATAGTGGAATTCCCGGAAACGGGAGAATATCATTTTTGGGTAAGAACCAAAGATTGGGTTCCGACCGATATAGAAGGTCCCGGCATGTTCAGAGTATTAATAAATGATATAGCTTATGGCCCTGTATTTGGTGCGGACGGAATAAAGAATTGGCACTGGGTGTATGGTGGAACGATTGACATAGGAAACAGAAAAGTCAGATTATCTTTAAAAGATTTGACCGGGTTGAATGGAAGATGTGACATTATATGTTTTTCCAGGGAAAAGACCTCATTACCTGATGCTCTGACGGAGATTGAAGATCTGCGTTACAGGAATATTTCAGTTTCTCCCCAACCGCAAATGCTGGGACAGTTCGATTTTGTTGTGGTGGGTGGCGGTGTTGCTGGGATTTGCGCCGCTGTGCAGGCAGCCCGGCTCGGAGTAAAGGTTGCATTGGTGCAAAACAGGCCGGTATTGGGTGGAAACAGTAGCTCGGAAGTCAGAGTATCGACCGACGGCAGTACTTTTAAAAACAAATACCCGTCACTGGGTAGGATTGTCAGGGAAATCGATAATTATGAGGCCGGCGTGGGAGGCCCTGCTCATTTATACCGGGACGGAACAAGACAAGACCTTGTATTAAACGAACCCAATATCACCCTCTTGCCTAATTTGCATGTGAATAGAGTTGAAATGAAGGAGGGGAAAATTAAGGCTGTTTATGCCCTACACCTTGAAACGTTAGAAAATTATGTTATTGAGGGGGATCTATTTGCCGATTGTACAGGAGATGCCTCAGTCGGAATACTGGCCGGTGCTGACCACCGCTATGGAAGGGAAGCGGAGATAGAAACCGGAGAGCCTTCCGCGCCTGAAACGGCAGATAATCTGGTAATGGGTTCTTCTAACCAATGGCAGAGTGTGCGTGAGGATATCCTTTCTGATTTTCCGGTCGAGCCGTGGATGTTCCGGTTTTCGGAAGAATACCATTTTCCGATCACTCAATCACGATGGGACTGGGAGAGCGGATTTGATAACCTGCATACAGTTGATCAGGCAGAAGAGATCCGTGACCTGAATCTGTGTGCGATTTACAGCAACTGGGCCTTTCTGAAGACTTTTAAAAAGGATAGTTTTTCCCATTATCGCTTATCCGAGCTACAACACGTGACTGGTAAAAGGGAATCATACAGGTTGTTAGGGGATCATATCCTGACAGAATGGGATGTGGTTAAAAAGGTGGAATATCCTGATGCGGTGGTCACCACTACATGGGGAATTGACCTGCATTATCCCCATCCTGAAAATTCCAGACGGTTTCCCGGTATGGAATTCATTGCCTATGCGGAACACCCTTTTAAGCAACAGGATGTATATACTTTCCCTTATCGTTGCCTTTACTCTCGCAACGTTCCCAACCTGTTCATGGCGGGAAGGAATATCAGTGTAACTCATATCGCCCTGGGCACTGTCAGGGTTCAACGGTGTACCGGTATGATGGGAGAGGTAGTGGGGCTGGCGGCTTACCTTTGTCAGAAAAGGAATGTCCTGCCAAGAGATATCTATGAAAAATATCTGGAGGAATTACTTCTACTTGTCAGCGCAGAATGTGTTGATTGA
- a CDS encoding nucleoside hydrolase — MKNIWRNYFYLSAQNVLIENIVIYSMIRHNLLILAIGLISVAGFSQQRVIFDTDMDSDVDDVGALAMLYNLHKQKEIDLLGVIVTSDDPYAPECVSALNTYYGMERLPVGFLEGQPVLTNHSRYTRQIAEEYPHPLPSWREAPSATATYRKLLAESPDHSVIILTVGHLSSLQKLLESLPDEYSPLHGKELVEAKVMKWYCMGGKFPQGKEANFYRPDPASTVYCLKNWNKEVVFCGWEIGNPIITGDATLRKLPVKHPVYRAYELYNNFAGRASWDQVTVFLLSKQSHKYFQIQNRGHCSVDPDGSNRWIPGKKSNHGYLIFNENASIPEVSTLITALMLGGDVQ; from the coding sequence ATGAAAAATATCTGGAGGAATTACTTCTACTTGTCAGCGCAGAATGTGTTGATTGAAAATATCGTCATTTATAGTATGATAAGGCATAATCTTTTAATATTGGCAATTGGGTTGATCTCTGTGGCCGGTTTCTCGCAGCAGAGGGTTATTTTTGACACGGATATGGATTCCGACGTCGATGATGTCGGAGCCTTGGCCATGCTTTATAACCTTCATAAACAAAAGGAGATAGATCTTCTTGGTGTTATTGTCACCAGTGATGACCCTTATGCTCCTGAATGTGTCAGTGCCTTAAATACATATTATGGTATGGAACGCCTGCCTGTAGGATTTCTTGAAGGGCAACCGGTGCTTACCAATCATTCCCGTTATACCAGACAGATAGCGGAAGAATATCCTCATCCTTTGCCTTCATGGAGAGAGGCGCCGTCTGCAACGGCTACTTATCGGAAATTATTGGCCGAAAGTCCCGATCATTCCGTAATCATTCTGACGGTAGGTCATCTCAGCAGTCTGCAAAAACTGTTGGAATCTCTGCCGGACGAATATTCCCCTCTTCATGGGAAAGAACTAGTAGAAGCCAAAGTCATGAAATGGTATTGTATGGGAGGAAAATTCCCGCAGGGAAAGGAAGCTAATTTCTACAGGCCGGATCCCGCTTCTACTGTTTATTGTCTGAAGAACTGGAATAAAGAGGTCGTTTTTTGTGGATGGGAGATAGGAAACCCTATCATCACCGGTGATGCGACACTAAGAAAATTGCCGGTTAAACATCCTGTGTATAGGGCCTACGAGTTGTACAATAATTTTGCCGGACGGGCAAGTTGGGATCAGGTCACTGTTTTCTTATTATCGAAGCAAAGCCACAAATATTTTCAGATACAAAACAGGGGACACTGCTCTGTCGATCCGGACGGAAGTAACCGCTGGATCCCCGGGAAAAAGAGTAATCACGGTTATCTTATATTTAATGAGAATGCCTCCATACCTGAAGTATCTACCTTAATAACAGCCTTGATGTTGGGAGGTGATGTACAATAA
- a CDS encoding type II toxin-antitoxin system RelE/ParE family toxin: MNYKINALYPFERELKRLSKKYHSIKKDYAALLDELYRNPNAGVNLGSGIRKVRMAIGSKGRGKSHGARVITVTISVDMEEAEINLLFIYDKAERDNITAREIKALIEEVGLDNSPE, encoded by the coding sequence ATGAATTATAAAATTAATGCACTATACCCTTTTGAACGCGAGCTGAAACGCCTAAGTAAAAAGTATCATTCCATCAAAAAAGACTATGCAGCTTTATTGGATGAACTTTATCGCAATCCTAATGCCGGTGTAAATCTCGGAAGCGGTATCCGTAAAGTACGTATGGCTATTGGCAGCAAAGGGCGAGGAAAAAGTCATGGCGCAAGAGTGATAACTGTTACCATTTCGGTGGATATGGAAGAAGCTGAAATTAACCTGCTTTTTATCTACGACAAGGCTGAGCGCGACAATATTACTGCCCGTGAAATCAAAGCATTGATAGAAGAAGTAGGGTTGGATAACTCTCCTGAATAG
- a CDS encoding RNA polymerase sigma-70 factor produces the protein MTERNTITNDKDLVIRLINNDQEAFCELYAKYKERLLYFAVKFVKQCEFAEDIYQDAFIVIWQNRRFLDPEKTFSSYLYTIVKNRILNILREIENDQKLKSHILANAIDYSDVTNQHVQINELKGILDKILKKLTPRQRQIFEMSRDEQMTHKEIAEVLGISVFTVQEHISIALKSIKHYLKEYPDNMVGLLLILICINI, from the coding sequence ATAACAGAGAGGAATACCATTACGAACGACAAGGACTTAGTGATTCGTCTCATCAACAATGACCAGGAAGCATTTTGTGAATTATATGCAAAATATAAAGAGCGGTTGTTATATTTTGCCGTGAAATTTGTTAAACAATGTGAATTTGCAGAAGACATTTATCAAGATGCTTTTATTGTTATCTGGCAAAACCGTCGCTTCCTCGATCCGGAAAAGACATTTTCATCGTACCTTTATACCATTGTGAAAAATCGAATTCTTAATATTCTGAGAGAAATAGAAAATGATCAGAAACTCAAATCACATATCCTTGCCAATGCCATTGATTATTCCGACGTTACGAACCAACATGTCCAGATCAATGAATTAAAGGGTATTCTCGATAAAATATTAAAAAAATTGACTCCCCGCCAGCGACAGATATTTGAAATGAGTCGGGACGAACAGATGACACATAAAGAGATTGCTGAGGTATTGGGTATTTCCGTATTTACGGTACAAGAACATATTTCAATTGCTCTTAAATCAATTAAGCATTATCTGAAGGAATATCCTGATAACATGGTGGGTCTACTGCTAATCCTGATTTGTATAAATATATAA
- a CDS encoding FecR family protein, which translates to MRSKKEKEKIIWRFLENLYTKQDAEWFLRDIRDRRNDTLIDNIIWELEEESRLQKNPGPVRYEQYKQEARQLLKRFEEKRRRRFRQASVYIATMASVLFLVVYVLHYIKTTQISSALYTEIVTSYGEKRRLTFSDSTRVMLNSRTNIVYPEIFGKNERRIRLSGEAYFDVNKDKTPFIVETGRFDVQVLGTAFNVKAYDEDEIVSVTVNEGHVEVSMPGASLSLKRKEKVILNTRTGEIIKEVIRNDRHSFAWMEGWLYFDRTPIRDIARELERIYGCRIVFKEGEEFNNLISGEHDNQNLESVLESIKYTSGIKYMKKDNEVLLYKYEF; encoded by the coding sequence ATGAGAAGTAAGAAAGAAAAAGAAAAGATAATCTGGCGTTTTTTGGAAAACCTCTATACGAAGCAAGATGCTGAATGGTTTTTACGGGATATAAGAGATCGGAGAAATGATACTCTGATAGATAATATAATATGGGAATTAGAAGAAGAGAGCAGACTGCAAAAGAATCCCGGTCCCGTTCGCTATGAACAATACAAGCAGGAAGCACGGCAACTGTTGAAACGTTTTGAAGAGAAGAGAAGGAGACGGTTTCGTCAGGCGTCGGTATATATTGCTACGATGGCGTCGGTATTATTTTTAGTCGTATATGTATTGCATTACATCAAAACTACACAAATATCTTCTGCATTATACACGGAAATCGTTACATCTTATGGGGAAAAAAGACGGTTGACGTTTTCCGATAGTACCCGGGTAATGCTGAACTCCCGTACAAATATTGTCTACCCTGAGATCTTTGGTAAAAACGAGCGTCGTATACGGCTTTCCGGCGAAGCCTATTTTGATGTAAACAAAGATAAAACTCCTTTCATAGTGGAAACGGGACGTTTTGATGTTCAGGTACTGGGTACGGCCTTTAATGTAAAAGCATATGATGAGGATGAGATCGTTTCGGTGACGGTGAATGAAGGCCATGTTGAGGTATCCATGCCTGGAGCCTCTCTTTCCCTGAAACGAAAAGAAAAAGTAATTCTCAATACCCGTACAGGAGAGATCATAAAAGAAGTTATTCGCAATGACAGGCATTCCTTTGCATGGATGGAGGGTTGGCTTTATTTTGATCGGACCCCTATTCGTGATATTGCAAGGGAACTGGAGAGGATATACGGTTGCCGTATTGTATTCAAAGAAGGAGAGGAGTTCAATAACCTGATTTCAGGAGAACATGACAACCAAAACCTCGAATCTGTATTAGAATCCATTAAATACACAAGCGGTATCAAATACATGAAAAAAGACAATGAAGTACTTCTTTATAAATACGAGTTCTAA